AACTCCGAGATGTCAGTTTCGTGGACTCGTTCGTAGCCGCGTCCCAGCATAAAGATCGAAAGCACCGTCAGCGAGATGGCGAACCCGGTCGTGAGGGTCCACCACCACGCGTCGGTCATATAGCCGGACTGGTAGGCGTTCCGAAGCATCAGGCCCCAAGTCGGCAGTTCGAGGTTCGCGAAGCCGAGGAACGCAAGCGAGGCGCTGATCAGGATCGTGAGCCCCGTGCCGAGCGCGAAGAAGAGGACGATCATCCCGCCGATGTTCGGCAGGATGTGTCGCGTGATGATGTAGAGGTCGCTCGCGCCGAGCATCTTCGCGGCCTGGACGTGCTCGCGCTCCCTGATCTGGAGGACCTGCGACCGAAAGACGCGGGCGTTGTTCCGCCACAGCAACACGCCGATCACGAGGATCGTGCTCCAGAAGCCGACGCCGAAGTACGCCGCCAGCACGATCGCGGTCGGGATCAGCGGGATGCCGAACGCGAAGTCGGTAAAGCGCATCAGCACGTCGTCGACGCGACCGCCGTAGTAGCCCGCGGTCACGCCGATCAGCGTCCCGATGCCGACGATGATCGCGCCGCCGAAGAGCCCCGTCGTGATCGTCGGTCGGGCCCCGATCAGGAGCCGCGAGAGCACGTCCTGGCCGCGGGAGGTCGTCCCCAGCGGGTGCGTCGCCGACGGCGGCTCCAACTGGGCGATCTCGCCGTTGACGATGAAGATCTTGTTCGGGTCGTACGGCGCGAGCTGCGGGCCGACGGCCGCCAGAAACAGGACGAAGAGGAACGCGAGGAGGAACACGACTGTCAGCCGGTCTTCGAGGTACAGCCGGAGCGACGATCGGAGATTCCGGAAGAGATAGTGATTCCTCAGCCTGCGTATGGGTTTCATATTGGCAAGAGGGCTCATACCAAGCCCAATGGAGTTGTGGTTTATAGTTCTTGCCAATAGTTCGTGTAGGTGTTCCGGAACGCTACACGCCGGCCTCGTCGAGGAGGACGGACAGTTCGGTTTCGAGCGCGTCGACGCCGGGGGTGCCGACGTACCGCGAGTCGATCTCCCCGCCCGCACAGAAGAGGATCGTCGGCGCCGCGCCGACCTCGTACTCCTCGCGGAGCGTGTCGACGTAGTCGGGACCGTAGACGGCCGCGAACCCGACGCTCTCGGGAATCCGATTCCGGTCGAGGACCGTCTCGAAGTCCCGCTTGACCGACTCGCAGGGCTCGCAGTCGTCGCGCCAGAAGTACAGTACCGAGGCCGCGTGCTGCTCGATAAACGGCTCGATCTCCTCGGCCGACAGCGACAGGAACCCGGAGGGGACGGGCTCGTCGGCGGCCGCCTCGCTCCGGCGGATCGACTGGGCGACGAGGACGCTCGTCGGTCGGTCCAGCGTCTCCGTGGTCTCGAAGACCGCCACGGCGTCGGCGAGGAGGTCCGGACTCGACGCCAGATCCTCGCGCGGCACGCGTTCCTCGTTGGCGTAGTCAGCCAGGAGATCCTCGCGGGCGTCGTCGTCGAGCGAGTCGACGCGATCGCTCGCGTCCGCACGCGCCGCCGCGAACGCGTCGGTGACGATCAGGTCGCCGTCGGACTCGGCGAAGAGGCCCTCCGCGCGGAGTCTGTCGTAGAGGTCGTCGGGGTCCGGTTGCATACTCAGCATAACTCGGAAGGCGGAGATAAGCGTTGTTCTGCCCCTCAGGAGATGTCGATGCAGACGTTCTTCGTCTGGAGGTGGGACTCGAAGGCGTACATCCCCATCTCGCGGCCGATCCCGCTCTTCTTGTAGCCGCCGAACGGGGTCGCCGTCGAGCCGCCGAACCACTGATTCACGTAGACGGTGCCGGCCTCGATCTCCTTTGTCATCCGCAGCGCCGTGTCGAGGTCCTGGGAGAAGACGCCGCTCGTGAGGCCGAGTTCGATATCGTTGGCGATCTCGATCGCCTCGTCCTGGTCGGAGAAGGGGATCACACAGAGGACCGGGCCGAAGATCTCCTCTTGGGCGATCGTCATCCCGGTGTCGACGTCGGAGAACACCGTCGGCTCGACGAAGTAACCGTCGCGGTCGGGGGCTTCGCCGCCCGTCTCCAGCGTGGCGCCCTCCTCGATACCGGTCTCGATGTAGTCCATCACCTCTTCGAGGTGGGCCTCGTGGTTGAGCGGGCCCATATCGGGGTCGTCCATCCCGGCGCCGAGTTCGTACCCCTCGGCGCGCTCGACGATCATCTCGACGAACTCGTCGTAGACGTCCTCGTGGACGATCGCGCGGTCGGCGGCCGCACAGATCTGGCCGGTGTTGCTGAAGATGCCGATCTGGACCGCGGTGACGGCCCCTTCGAGGTCGGCATCGGGCATCACCACGGCGGGGTTCTTCCCGCCGAGTTCGAGGGTGACGGGCGTGATGTTCTTCGCGGCGGACTCCATCACGGCCTGGCCGGTCGGGACGCTCCCAGTAAAGGAGATGGTGTCGACGTCCTCGTGGCCCGACAGCGCCGCGCCGGGTTCGGTCGCGCCGGTGACGACGTTGATCAGCCCGTCGGGGACGCCCGCCTCCGTGCAGATCTCCGCGAGGTGCAGCGGCGGGAGGGGCGTCGTGGGCGCGGGCTTGACGACGACCGCGTTGCCCGCAGCGAGCGCGGGGGCGATCCCCTGGGCCGTGAGGTTCAGGGGCGTGTTCCAGGGGATGATCTGCGCGCTCACGCCGTATGGCTCGCGCATCGTGAAGTCGACGCCGTCCTCGCCGATCGGGATGCTGTCGCCCTGGATCTTGTCGGCCGCGCCCGCGTAGAAGTCGAACGTCGCCGCCGCGCCCTGGATCAACTGCTTCGCGTATCCGAGCGGCTTGCCCTGATCGCGCGTCTCGATCTCCGCGAGTCGGTTGGCGTTCTCCCGGACCGCGTCAGCGACGTCCCGGAGGAGCGCGCCGCGCTCACCGGGGTCTTTCGTCTCCCACTCGGCCTGGGCGCGCTGGGCGGCCGCGACCGCGCGGTCGACGTCTTCTGCCGTCGCGGCGGCGTACTCCGCGATCGGTTTCTCGGTCGCGGGGTCGATCGTCGTCCGGTACTCCTCGCCGGCGGGCGCTGCGTCTTCGCCGTCGATGAACAGGTGGTATCGTTCCTGGGTTGCGAGTGACATTGTCTGGTGCCTGTGGAGCGGTCGCGAGGCTCCGACGAACCGCTGTGAGACACGGATTCGAACGTCCGATACATAACTCTATTCATAACTTTCGTTATAGAACACGGGGCCGACGGGACGAGTCCCGAGCGAGCACGGGAAAATCGAGCGGCGAAAATGCGAGACGGCGGGCGTATGCCACGGACGGTGAGGCCGGATCCGACGACGGCGATGACGGGGCCGAACCGCCCCGAGGGACCCTCACTCGCAGAGCTCGGGCAGGCAGGGGAAGTCGTCGGGGTTCTCACACGGCGAGGAGCCCTCGGGCCACTGCGGCGTCAGGTCCTTGTCCGGCGGGTAGTGGAGCCGGCCCTGATTGTCCCAGCCCCAGCCCGCGTCGCTGAGGATCTGCCGCGCACGCTCGCGGTTCGCCGTCGGCGAGTCCGCGATCCGCGTGAGCGGGTCGTTGCTGTCGGGCCGCCACGGGTGCGCCTTGCCCAGGAGCGAGGAGTGCAGTTCGGGCTCGCCGTCGCCGCCGTTGAGGAACTGGTCGATCAGCGTGCGGTTGATCGACTGGGAGACGGCGTGGCGGAACTCGGGGAACATCGTCGGCGCGAAGGAGTGCTGGGAGCGGAGCTCGTAGGAGACGAAGGAGTTCGAGCTCACGACGCGGACGTTGTCGCCGAGGGCCTCGCTCACCTGATTTTGGGTCTCGTTGGAGATGTTCAAGATCAGATTGAGCGAGCCCTCCTCGAAGGCCCGGCGGGCGCTCTGGTTGTCCTGGAAGCCCCGGTAGGTGAGGTTGCCCTGGACGTCGATGAAGTGGTCCTCGTAGGGCTCCATCGCGAGGAGCTGGCGGGGCTGGAAGTCGGTGACCTGGTACGGCCCGGAGCCGACGATCTCGTCGAGGTCCGGGTCCGTCGGGTTGTCCTCGGCGCCCGCGTCGACCCAGACGTCCTGGGGGAGCACGCCGCTCCAGACCGGGACGAAACCGGGGAGCCACCCGGGCTGGGAGTTCTCCATCGTGACCTCCAGGGTCGTCTCGTCGACCGCGGTGATCGACTCGTAGGGGTAGCTCGCGACGGGCGGGAACTGCGCGGCGTTCTCGTCGAGGAACTCCAGGGTCCACTTGGCGTCCTGTGCGGTGACGGGCTCGCCGTTGTGGAAGGTCGCCTCTTCGTTGAGCTGGAAGGTGAACGTCTGGTACTGGTCCTCGACCGTCCAGTCGGTCGCGATCCCCGGGCGCAGTTCGTAGTTCTTGTCGCGGATGACCAGGGGGAGATAGACCGTGCCGTTCCACGGCGTCGACGGGCGACCGGCCATATAGGCGACGCTCGGCATATTGCCGGGCGTCATACTGGAGACGATGCCGTCGGCGCCGCCCCGCGGCGAGGTGTTCCAGAGCCACTCGGGGTTCCGCGTGTTGGGGCCCGCTTCGCCGACCTCGGCGCCGTCGAGTTGGTCGGTTCGGAACGCGCTGGCGTTCGTGACGGTGGTCAGCGTGATCGGCGTGATGTCCTCTGATGCGGACGCGACGGCCTCAGTGACGAGCTCCCGGCGCTGTTCCGGATTCGGCGCGGACTGCTGCTGGGTGACGAGCTCGGAGAACTCACAGTCGGCGTAGTTGGCGACGTTGTCGCCGCCGTTGGCGCCCGCGTTGCGGATGTGGTAGGGGACGATCATCCCGTTCGGATCGAGGTTCCGCGGGAACGGCGGCGAGAGGTCGACGTGGAGATTGAACGTCCGGGCGTCGTTGTACGCCTCGTTCCAGAAGGTCGTGAGCTCCTTGACGTCGACGTTCATCCGGACGCCGAGGATCTCGCTCAGTTGCGTCTGGACGTGCAGCATCGACTGCTCGATGCCCGAGGCGCCGGCGACGCCGCCGAGCGCGACCCCGTTGAACGCCGGCACCCGCTCGCCGAGTTCCTGACTGCCGCCACCGTCCGATCCCGAGCCGTCGGAGCCGCCGGAACCGGACCCGCCGCCTCCGCCGCCACCGCCACCGCCGCAGCCGGCCAGGCCGGTCGCCGCGGTGGTCGCGAGGGCCGCGAGGTACGTTCGTCGGTCGAGACTCCCATCGTCTGGTGTGTCGTCTGTCATTGTATCACCGAGTTTACTGCGTCAGGATCTCCCGCGTGATGCACCCCGTACACCGCCGAAAGCGGGGTGGTATCTTCGGACCCCTTGGCCGGGGTTCTATATCTATAATAATAAATCCTTGGTATAGGGAGAACGCTGTATGGCTCCCCAACGGAGGGGATATCCGCCGTCACTCGCCGTGCCGGGCGATGTACTCCTTCGCCGCGGTGATCGCCGTGGTGCCGTCGCCGACCGCGGCGGCGATCTCGAGGGGGCTGTCCTGGCGGGCGTCGCCGGCGGCGTAGATGCCCGGCGCGCTCGACTCCATCCGGTGGTCGACGACGATTCGCCCCTCGTCGTCGAGGTCGACGGTCCCCTCCAGGAAGCCGGTGTTCGGGACGCAGCCGACGTTGACGTTGAGGCCGCCCAGCTCCAGCCTCTCGGTCTCGCTCGAGCCGCCGCGCTCGACCTCGACGCCGGTCAGGAGGCCGTCCTCGCCGACGACTTCGGTGACGGTCGTGTCGGTCCGCACCTCGATGTCGGGGTGGGATGTCACCTCGTCGACGAGCGTGTCGTCGCCGTCGAGCTCCGGCTTCGAGTCGACGAGAAGCACCTCCGAGGCGTACTCGGTCAGGAACACGGCGTCGATGAGCGCGTGGTTCCGGCCGCCGACGACCGCGATCCGCTCGTCGCGGTACAGCGGGCCGTCGCAGGCCGCACAGTGGAAGACGCCGCGGCCCTCGTACTCCTCCTCGCTGGGGACGCCGAGGCGCTGTTCGGTCCCGCCGGGCGCGAGGATGACGGCGGTCGCCTCGTACTCGTTGCCCCCGGTGTGGAGGACGTGCGGCTCGCCCGGTTCGATCCGCTCGACGGTCTCCAGTTGGACCTCGGGGTCGTACGCCTCCGCGGCCTCGACCATCTTGCCGCGGAGCTCCGTCCCGGAGATGCCGTCGGGGAAGCCGGGATACGACCGGACCTCGTGGCGGTTGACCAGGTCGCCGCCGATGGACTCGCGCTCGAAGAACAGGACGTCGAGACCGCTCCGGCCCGCGTAGGCGCCTGCGGTCAGTCCGGCCGGTCCGGTCCCGACGATGATGAGATCGTGTGTCACGGGTACTACCGGGATTCTGCCAGGGCGTTGAAAAAGGTTTCTACGAGCCGATTCGATCGTGAAGGCGTGCGACCCGATCGGTCCGACCAGTACCCTTAATAATAATTGGTATGGATTGCCAGCCGTGAAAGCAGCCAGACTCTACGGTGAGGAAGACATCCGTATCGACGACGTGGAGGCGCCGACGCCGGGGCCCGGAGAGGTCCTCGTGGACGTCGCGGCCTGCGGGATCTGCGGCTCGGACCTGCACTTCTACCAGCACCCCGACGACTTCTTCGACGACGAGGACCTCCCGCTGACGCTCGGCCACGAGATCGGCGGGACGATCGCCGAGACCGGCGAGGGCGTCGACATCGAAGTCGGCACCGAAGTCGTCCTCGGCCCCCACACCCCCTGCGGCGAGTGCTGGTGCTGCGAGGAGGGCAAGTACAACCTCTGTCGCGACCTGAACGCGACGTCGGCCCGCCCCGGCGGCTACGCCGAGCAGGTCGTCGAGAGCGCCGACAACGCGGTCCCTCTCCCCGAAAATGTCTCCCCCGAGGACGCCGCGATCGCCCAGCCGGTCAGCGTCGGCCTCCACGCGGTCCGCCAGTCCCCGCTCGGCATCGGCGACAGCGTCGCCGTCGTCGGCGCGGGGCCCATCGGCCTCGGCGCGATCCGCTCGGCGAAGGCGGCCGGCGCGGGACCGATCTACGTCTCCGAGCCCCAGGACTCGCGCCGCGAGGTGGCCGCGGAGTTCGGCGCGGACGTCCTCGTCGATCCGAGCGAGGAGGACGCCGTCGAGCGGATCCGCGAGGAGACGGGCCGCGGCGTCGACGTCGCCTTCGAGGCCGTCGGCCACGAGAACACGCTGCGTCAGGCCGTGGAATCGACCCGCGCGGACGGCCACACCACGGTGATCGGCGTGTTCAGCGACTCGGTCGAGTTCGAGCCGCAACTGCTCGTCCAGGACCAGCGGACGGTCGGCGGGTCGACCTCGCACCTTCTCGGGCCGCGCCTGACCGAGGAGTACGGCGTGGTGATCCGCCAGCTCGAACGCGGCGACCTCGACGCCGACCGCTACGTCACCTCGCGGATCGGCCTCGACGACGTCGTTTCCGACGGCTTCGAGGCGCTCCTGGCCGACGACAGCGACGAGCGGAAGATCCTCGTCTGTCCGTAGCCGAGTCCCGTCGCGAACGCGGAAAGAATCGGTAGAATCGGCGATTTCGACGATTTCGACGATTTCGACGACGACCGATTACTCGTAGAAGCCCTCGGTGGGCACCCAGTTCCGCTCGACGTCGCCGGAGTACTCCTCCAGAAGGGACTCCCAGTTGTCGGGGAAGCGGATCTTCTTCGTGACCGGGCCGCCGATCGACGTCCCGATGATGGCGTTGACCCGGCCGGGGCCGCCGATGGTGGCGATCTTCACCGCGTCGACGTCCTGGTACTGCTTGATCTGCCGCGGCGGGATCCCGTCGCCGTCGTCGTAGGAGCGCTTGTACTCGTTGAGCGTGTGATGGGAGTTCTCGACGAGGTACTCCTTGATCTCGTCTTTGCTCAGGTCTTCTTTTTCCAGCTCCTCGGCGTTGTAGGGGTTGATCGCGTGAGTGATCGTCGCGTTCAGATCCTCGCCCGAACTGGCGCGCATCGAGTCGGGCGTGTTCCGGATCATCCCGCGCAGGACGTGTTCGGCCTCGTTCTCGCTGGGGAACCACTGGACCCAGCCGTTGGGGCCGGCCAGCGAAATGGTGCTGTCCTCCTCCTCGTAGCCGTGGGTGACGTGGTAGGGCTCCCAGGGGCTGGCCTCCTCGTTCTCGCCGGCGAGCATATAGAACTTCCCGGGGTTGCCCATCACGCCCATGTCCTTCTCGCCGGGGTAGATCTTCGCCGTGTTGCGGTAGGCCATCCCCAGGGCGCGAGCGATCGTCTGGTTCGCGTGGAAGCTCGGGCCGAACGCGCCCGATCCGCTCTCGATGTCGAGCATCTCCCGGACGGGCCCGTTGACGATCCACTGGTAGGCCCAGGAGGCCGTCGATACGGAGAACTGGATCGAGTTCGAGTCGGGATCCGCCAGCGCGCGAACGCCCGCTTCGAGGACGGGCATATACGTGGGGAGACAGCCCGCCATCACGGCGTTGGCGGCGAGCTTCTCCACGGTGAGGGCGTTCCCGTTGTTGCCGAGGCGACCGACGACGTCGTCGCGGGGGCGGTCGATCCCGCGGAGCATCTCCTCGACGCGCTCGTCGGTCGGCGGGATGACGGGGAGCCCGTCGGTCATCCCCTCGCGGTACAGCGACTTGTTGATCTCGTCTAACGACTGCTCGGGGGCTTCGTTGTCGGACATAAATCGGAGAGAAGGCCTTACTGCGGCACCGGGTCGGCGCGTTCCTTGTCGTTCAGTTCGCGGGTGAGCTCGTCGACGATGCCGTCGACGACCTCTTCTGTGACCTCCTCGCGCACGCGGTCGAGGTCGGTCGTCTCACAGCGCACGGGCGTCTTCTTGTAGCGCAGGGGTCGGCCGCGCTCGATCGCGTTCGACTGGTAGTCGAGCTCGAAGCCCTCGTCGATCAGGCCGACGCCGGGCGTGCCGGCGTCCTCGATGAGCTCGACGCCCCACGCGAGGAACTTCGTACAGGAGCCGCAGTCGCCGATGGCGCCGATCGCGGTGTCGACTCCGGCGGCCCACTCCTTGACGGCGTCCTGCTCGTCGTCGTTCTTGATCTGATTGAGGTGCTCGACGTGGTACCACGTGAACTCGGCGTCGGGGTAGCGCGCTTCCAGTTTCTCCTTGACGGCCGTGAGAAGCGGCTCCGCGGCCGGCTTGCCGTTGTCGTAGAGGCCGATGGTCTTGCCGTCGAGCGAGTCGACGCGGGGGACGAGCGGCTGCTGTTCGGTGTCTTCGGTGTCCGAACCGGGTGTGATGAGTCCCATAGGCAATGTAACATTCTACCACGACATATAGTTTGGGTTGGCGGGTCCACGAGGGCCGAAGAGAGGAGGTTCGTCGGCTCCCGGCGGCGGCAACGAGCCCGCTATCCGTTATGTTAAAATATGTGGTTCTCAAAGCGCAACCCAGTATGGCGGATGTCTACGATCCGATCGAAACGCGGCCGTGGGAGGAGGTGCGCGCCGAGCACGAGCGCATCCTTCCCGAGCAGATCGACTACCTCCGGGAGAACTCCGATTTCTACCGTCGCCGGTTCCGCGAGTGGGACGTCGACCCCGACGACCTGACGACCCTCGACGCGCTCAGCGAGGTGCCGTTCACGACGAAGCAGGACGAGCGCGACTCCCAGACCGACACCGTTCCGGCCAAGCCGCTCGGCGAGCACCAGGCCGCGCCGAAGTCCGCGCTCAACCGGACGATCTCCTCGTCGGGCACGACGGGCAAGCCCACCTACTTCGGGCTCACCGCCCAGGACCGACGCAACTGGAACACCGTCCAGAAGCGCTCGTTCTACACCGTCGGCGTCCGGCCGGAGGACACCGTCCTCTTCGGCGCGGGCCAGACGATGATCACCGGCGGGACGCCGTACTTCGAGACCCTGACGAAGCTCGGGGCGAACGTGGTGCCCGCCGGCGGCGAGAGCACGGAGCGCCTGCTCTCCGTCGCGCTCGACGTCGAGCCGGACATCCTCTGGACGACCACCTCCCACATCCGCTACCTCTCGGAGAACGCCGAAGACGCCGTCGGCGTCGCGCCCGGCGACTTCGGCATCACGAAGGTTATCGGCGGCGCCGCGCCGGGCATCGCCAACCCCGA
This is a stretch of genomic DNA from Halobellus sp. MBLA0158. It encodes these proteins:
- a CDS encoding ABC transporter permease, producing the protein MSPLANMKPIRRLRNHYLFRNLRSSLRLYLEDRLTVVFLLAFLFVLFLAAVGPQLAPYDPNKIFIVNGEIAQLEPPSATHPLGTTSRGQDVLSRLLIGARPTITTGLFGGAIIVGIGTLIGVTAGYYGGRVDDVLMRFTDFAFGIPLIPTAIVLAAYFGVGFWSTILVIGVLLWRNNARVFRSQVLQIREREHVQAAKMLGASDLYIITRHILPNIGGMIVLFFALGTGLTILISASLAFLGFANLELPTWGLMLRNAYQSGYMTDAWWWTLTTGFAISLTVLSIFMLGRGYERVHETDISEFGE
- a CDS encoding thioredoxin family protein, which gives rise to MQPDPDDLYDRLRAEGLFAESDGDLIVTDAFAAARADASDRVDSLDDDAREDLLADYANEERVPREDLASSPDLLADAVAVFETTETLDRPTSVLVAQSIRRSEAAADEPVPSGFLSLSAEEIEPFIEQHAASVLYFWRDDCEPCESVKRDFETVLDRNRIPESVGFAAVYGPDYVDTLREEYEVGAAPTILFCAGGEIDSRYVGTPGVDALETELSVLLDEAGV
- a CDS encoding aldehyde dehydrogenase family protein, yielding MSLATQERYHLFIDGEDAAPAGEEYRTTIDPATEKPIAEYAAATAEDVDRAVAAAQRAQAEWETKDPGERGALLRDVADAVRENANRLAEIETRDQGKPLGYAKQLIQGAAATFDFYAGAADKIQGDSIPIGEDGVDFTMREPYGVSAQIIPWNTPLNLTAQGIAPALAAGNAVVVKPAPTTPLPPLHLAEICTEAGVPDGLINVVTGATEPGAALSGHEDVDTISFTGSVPTGQAVMESAAKNITPVTLELGGKNPAVVMPDADLEGAVTAVQIGIFSNTGQICAAADRAIVHEDVYDEFVEMIVERAEGYELGAGMDDPDMGPLNHEAHLEEVMDYIETGIEEGATLETGGEAPDRDGYFVEPTVFSDVDTGMTIAQEEIFGPVLCVIPFSDQDEAIEIANDIELGLTSGVFSQDLDTALRMTKEIEAGTVYVNQWFGGSTATPFGGYKKSGIGREMGMYAFESHLQTKNVCIDIS
- a CDS encoding ABC transporter substrate-binding protein; the encoded protein is MTDDTPDDGSLDRRTYLAALATTAATGLAGCGGGGGGGGGGSGSGGSDGSGSDGGGSQELGERVPAFNGVALGGVAGASGIEQSMLHVQTQLSEILGVRMNVDVKELTTFWNEAYNDARTFNLHVDLSPPFPRNLDPNGMIVPYHIRNAGANGGDNVANYADCEFSELVTQQQSAPNPEQRRELVTEAVASASEDITPITLTTVTNASAFRTDQLDGAEVGEAGPNTRNPEWLWNTSPRGGADGIVSSMTPGNMPSVAYMAGRPSTPWNGTVYLPLVIRDKNYELRPGIATDWTVEDQYQTFTFQLNEEATFHNGEPVTAQDAKWTLEFLDENAAQFPPVASYPYESITAVDETTLEVTMENSQPGWLPGFVPVWSGVLPQDVWVDAGAEDNPTDPDLDEIVGSGPYQVTDFQPRQLLAMEPYEDHFIDVQGNLTYRGFQDNQSARRAFEEGSLNLILNISNETQNQVSEALGDNVRVVSSNSFVSYELRSQHSFAPTMFPEFRHAVSQSINRTLIDQFLNGGDGEPELHSSLLGKAHPWRPDSNDPLTRIADSPTANRERARQILSDAGWGWDNQGRLHYPPDKDLTPQWPEGSSPCENPDDFPCLPELCE
- a CDS encoding NAD(P)/FAD-dependent oxidoreductase translates to MTHDLIIVGTGPAGLTAGAYAGRSGLDVLFFERESIGGDLVNRHEVRSYPGFPDGISGTELRGKMVEAAEAYDPEVQLETVERIEPGEPHVLHTGGNEYEATAVILAPGGTEQRLGVPSEEEYEGRGVFHCAACDGPLYRDERIAVVGGRNHALIDAVFLTEYASEVLLVDSKPELDGDDTLVDEVTSHPDIEVRTDTTVTEVVGEDGLLTGVEVERGGSSETERLELGGLNVNVGCVPNTGFLEGTVDLDDEGRIVVDHRMESSAPGIYAAGDARQDSPLEIAAAVGDGTTAITAAKEYIARHGE
- a CDS encoding zinc-binding dehydrogenase, which translates into the protein MKAARLYGEEDIRIDDVEAPTPGPGEVLVDVAACGICGSDLHFYQHPDDFFDDEDLPLTLGHEIGGTIAETGEGVDIEVGTEVVLGPHTPCGECWCCEEGKYNLCRDLNATSARPGGYAEQVVESADNAVPLPENVSPEDAAIAQPVSVGLHAVRQSPLGIGDSVAVVGAGPIGLGAIRSAKAAGAGPIYVSEPQDSRREVAAEFGADVLVDPSEEDAVERIREETGRGVDVAFEAVGHENTLRQAVESTRADGHTTVIGVFSDSVEFEPQLLVQDQRTVGGSTSHLLGPRLTEEYGVVIRQLERGDLDADRYVTSRIGLDDVVSDGFEALLADDSDERKILVCP
- a CDS encoding UGSC family (seleno)protein; the protein is MGLITPGSDTEDTEQQPLVPRVDSLDGKTIGLYDNGKPAAEPLLTAVKEKLEARYPDAEFTWYHVEHLNQIKNDDEQDAVKEWAAGVDTAIGAIGDCGSCTKFLAWGVELIEDAGTPGVGLIDEGFELDYQSNAIERGRPLRYKKTPVRCETTDLDRVREEVTEEVVDGIVDELTRELNDKERADPVPQ
- a CDS encoding phenylacetate--CoA ligase family protein translates to MADVYDPIETRPWEEVRAEHERILPEQIDYLRENSDFYRRRFREWDVDPDDLTTLDALSEVPFTTKQDERDSQTDTVPAKPLGEHQAAPKSALNRTISSSGTTGKPTYFGLTAQDRRNWNTVQKRSFYTVGVRPEDTVLFGAGQTMITGGTPYFETLTKLGANVVPAGGESTERLLSVALDVEPDILWTTTSHIRYLSENAEDAVGVAPGDFGITKVIGGAAPGIANPEIRAEFYDIWNADLVREAMGLGDVLGSMWAECEEENGMHFHAQGFVHPELIDPETEAVKPFEAGAEGELVYTHLRREATPLLRFRSGDYVKVIDTECSCGRTAPKIRVVGRADDMLIYKGMNVFPSAIRDVISDVEDVAPRLRVVLPEEGKVNFEEPIPIEIAREPDSDRDEAALVDEVITEVRAQLKARVDPTVVDVDDLPAGEYKTKLIEERDG